One region of Hoeflea sp. 108 genomic DNA includes:
- a CDS encoding HAMP domain-containing sensor histidine kinase — protein sequence MTEAADTVADAGKQAERSVPLSRGLSSKLLLLTVAFVLFAEVLFFLPSISSFRIRWLEERLATAAAVATILVQGDPTTLSRSAQNDVLMAIGAKAIAVRDGGVSRLLVVSEMPPQVDEHIDISNATVLGSMPAAIDTLLFGGSRMLRVYGPVGDSTKEFELVLPDYRLHRAMLANARYIAVVSLLISLFTAALLYGAIDRIMIGPIRNMTRSMLTFSGAPDDPAGVIVPEPRADEIGVAERELSMMQARLQKMLSEQKHLADLGLAVSKINHDMRNILASAQLMSDRLRVVKDPSVQAFAPKLVRTLDRAVAYSENVLAYGRAQEPPPARRRLRLRQLVDDVHGLLGLDPEQGIEFSNAIDSDFEIDADADQLFRVLTNLCRNSVQAMAGVSDNAIVNRLTVQAEREGSVSRILVADTGPGLPQKARENLFAAFRGSARSGGTGLGLAIAYELVRAHGGMLELVESAGGRTVFAVSIPDQPVRLDDARSNLRRPA from the coding sequence ATGACTGAAGCAGCCGATACCGTTGCCGATGCCGGCAAGCAGGCTGAACGCTCGGTCCCGCTGTCGCGCGGCCTGTCGAGCAAGTTGCTGTTGCTGACCGTTGCCTTCGTGCTTTTCGCCGAAGTCCTGTTCTTCCTGCCGTCGATCTCCTCGTTCCGTATCCGCTGGCTCGAGGAGCGGCTGGCGACCGCGGCGGCCGTCGCCACCATCCTGGTCCAGGGCGACCCCACGACGCTGTCGCGCTCTGCCCAGAATGACGTGCTGATGGCCATCGGCGCCAAGGCGATCGCCGTACGTGACGGCGGCGTTTCGCGCCTGCTCGTCGTTTCGGAAATGCCGCCGCAGGTCGACGAGCACATCGACATTTCCAACGCCACGGTGCTCGGCTCGATGCCGGCCGCGATCGACACTCTGCTTTTCGGCGGCAGCCGCATGCTGCGCGTCTACGGTCCGGTCGGCGACAGCACCAAGGAATTCGAGCTTGTGCTGCCCGACTATCGCCTGCACAGGGCCATGCTCGCCAATGCGCGCTATATCGCGGTCGTTTCGCTGCTGATCTCGCTGTTTACCGCAGCGCTGCTCTATGGCGCCATCGACCGCATCATGATCGGGCCGATCCGCAACATGACGCGTTCGATGCTGACCTTCTCCGGCGCACCCGACGATCCGGCAGGCGTGATCGTGCCCGAGCCGCGTGCCGACGAGATCGGCGTCGCCGAACGCGAGCTGTCGATGATGCAGGCGCGGCTGCAGAAGATGCTGAGCGAGCAGAAGCACCTGGCCGATCTCGGCCTCGCCGTGTCCAAGATCAATCATGACATGCGCAACATCCTGGCCTCGGCGCAGCTGATGTCAGACCGCTTGCGCGTGGTGAAGGACCCTTCGGTGCAGGCCTTTGCGCCCAAGCTGGTGCGCACGCTCGACCGTGCAGTTGCCTATTCCGAGAACGTGCTGGCCTATGGCCGTGCGCAGGAGCCGCCGCCGGCACGCCGCCGCCTGCGGCTGCGCCAGCTTGTCGACGACGTCCATGGCCTGCTCGGCCTCGATCCCGAACAGGGCATCGAATTCTCCAACGCCATCGATTCGGATTTCGAGATCGATGCCGATGCCGACCAGCTGTTTCGGGTTCTGACCAATCTCTGCCGCAACTCGGTCCAGGCGATGGCTGGCGTCTCCGACAATGCCATCGTCAACCGCCTGACGGTCCAGGCGGAGAGGGAAGGCAGCGTCAGCCGCATCCTGGTTGCCGACACCGGCCCGGGCCTGCCGCAAAAGGCGCGCGAAAACCTCTTTGCCGCCTTCCGCGGCTCGGCCCGCAGCGGCGGCACCGGCCTCGGGCTGGCAATTGCCTACGAGCTCGTGCGCGCCCATGGCGGCATGCTCGAGCTGGTCGAAAGTGCTGGCGGCCGCACGGTCTTTGCCGTCTCCATCCCCGACCAGCCGGTGCGGCTCGACGACGCCCGCAGCAACCTGCGCCGTCCGGCCTGA
- a CDS encoding recombinase family protein: MNMHSPTVTARAALYLRVSTARQAEHDISIPDQKRQGEAYCEQRGYQLVETYVEPGATATNDKRPEFQRMIEAGTSKPAPFDIVVVHSFSRFFRDHFEMEFYVRKLAKNGVKLVSITQEMGDDPMHQMMRQIMALFDEYQSKENAKHVLRAMNENARQGFWNGARPPIGYRIVAAEQRGSKTKKKLEIDPLHADTVRMIYRLFLEGDGTRGAMGVKAIATYLNERRFFTRDGGRWGLAQIHAILTRTTYIGEHRFNTRSHKDRQKKPESEVAIMAVPPLIERETFDAVQARLKSRNPMVTPARVSSGPTLLTGICFCAKCGGAMTLRTGQGSTGATYRYYTCSTKARQGKTGCKGRTIPMDKLDHTVADYIGDRLLLPKRLETVLASVIDRRQERTERRREHLAELQRRITEADQRLGRLFDAIEAGMVDKDDAMAKERMVSLKALRDQAAADAERTQLALDSSGNQGVTPDMLKGFARKARERIRLNDGGYRRDHLRALAQRVEVADDEVRIMGSKSELLRTLVAASSVETAAFGVHSSVLKWRARKDSNL, from the coding sequence ATGAACATGCACAGCCCAACCGTTACCGCCCGCGCCGCCCTCTACCTGCGCGTCTCGACCGCCCGGCAGGCCGAGCATGACATTTCTATTCCTGACCAGAAGCGGCAGGGCGAAGCCTATTGCGAGCAACGCGGCTACCAGCTCGTTGAGACTTACGTTGAACCGGGCGCAACCGCCACCAACGACAAGCGCCCCGAGTTCCAGCGCATGATCGAGGCGGGCACGTCCAAGCCTGCGCCTTTCGATATTGTCGTGGTGCATAGCTTCTCTCGTTTCTTCCGCGATCACTTCGAGATGGAGTTCTACGTCAGGAAGCTGGCGAAAAACGGCGTCAAGCTGGTGTCGATCACGCAGGAGATGGGCGACGATCCCATGCACCAGATGATGCGGCAGATCATGGCCCTTTTCGACGAATACCAGTCGAAGGAGAACGCCAAGCACGTCCTGCGCGCCATGAACGAGAACGCCCGGCAAGGCTTCTGGAATGGCGCGCGGCCGCCTATTGGCTATCGCATCGTTGCGGCCGAACAGCGGGGATCGAAGACCAAGAAGAAGCTGGAGATCGACCCGCTGCACGCCGACACCGTGCGGATGATCTATCGCCTGTTCCTTGAGGGCGACGGCACGCGCGGCGCGATGGGTGTCAAGGCCATCGCCACCTATCTCAACGAGCGCCGTTTCTTTACCCGCGACGGCGGCCGGTGGGGGCTGGCGCAAATCCACGCCATCCTGACCCGCACCACCTATATCGGCGAGCACAGGTTCAACACGCGGTCGCACAAGGACCGCCAGAAGAAGCCGGAGAGCGAGGTCGCCATCATGGCGGTGCCGCCCCTAATCGAGCGCGAGACGTTCGACGCGGTGCAAGCCCGCCTCAAGTCCCGCAATCCCATGGTGACGCCTGCACGTGTCTCCAGCGGCCCGACGCTCCTGACCGGCATTTGCTTCTGCGCCAAGTGCGGGGGAGCGATGACCCTTCGCACCGGCCAAGGCAGCACGGGCGCGACATACCGCTACTATACCTGCTCGACCAAGGCCCGGCAGGGCAAGACCGGCTGCAAGGGTCGCACAATCCCCATGGACAAGCTGGACCATACGGTCGCCGATTATATCGGGGACCGCCTGCTCCTGCCCAAGCGGTTGGAAACCGTCCTTGCCAGCGTCATCGACCGCCGACAGGAACGCACCGAACGCCGCCGCGAGCATCTTGCCGAGCTTCAAAGGCGAATCACGGAAGCCGACCAGCGGCTCGGCCGTCTCTTTGACGCCATCGAAGCCGGCATGGTGGACAAGGACGACGCCATGGCAAAGGAACGCATGGTGAGCCTCAAGGCATTGCGGGATCAAGCCGCCGCCGACGCGGAGCGCACGCAGCTCGCGCTCGATAGTTCAGGCAATCAGGGCGTCACCCCCGATATGCTCAAGGGGTTTGCCCGCAAAGCCCGTGAACGGATCAGGCTCAACGATGGCGGCTACCGCCGCGACCATCTACGCGCGCTGGCGCAGCGTGTCGAGGTTGCCGACGACGAGGTTCGCATCATGGGATCGAAGTCGGAACTGCTGCGAACGTTGGTCGCCGCTTCAAGCGTAGAAACGGCGGCGTTCGGCGTTCATAGTTCTGTTCTGAAATGGCGCGCCCGAAAGGATTCGAACCTCTGA
- a CDS encoding helix-turn-helix domain-containing protein, with translation MTTLKVGIADYEEMKARTMRIARGEEKPAPSDPKVWFTSTESFAKVLSAGNRELLRIIAEKAPASLEELAEITGRAGSNLSRTLKTMESYGLVRLEPGHGRKLAPKVVHDRVELALPLIDRPKVKKAMGGQA, from the coding sequence ATGACCACATTGAAAGTCGGGATTGCCGACTATGAAGAAATGAAGGCCCGCACCATGCGGATCGCGCGCGGCGAGGAAAAACCTGCGCCCAGCGATCCGAAGGTGTGGTTCACCTCGACCGAATCCTTTGCCAAGGTGCTGTCGGCCGGTAACCGCGAACTGCTGCGCATCATCGCCGAGAAAGCCCCGGCCTCACTGGAGGAACTGGCGGAAATCACCGGCCGGGCCGGCTCCAATCTGTCACGCACCCTGAAAACCATGGAGAGCTACGGTCTTGTGCGGCTTGAGCCGGGGCATGGGCGCAAGCTCGCACCCAAGGTAGTGCATGATCGCGTGGAACTGGCGTTGCCCCTTATCGACCGCCCCAAAGTGAAGAAAGCTATGGGAGGCCAAGCATGA
- a CDS encoding DUF6516 family protein → MSGHRDPGLDTLLDLDGQMLFVDPEGGHWVKFIVTRVPASPEKPHGLDYSLTLHGPSGERLVGFDNAHPVGRGRRGEPMDHRHRLQTVKPYAYEDAATLLADFWQAVDAVLKERGAL, encoded by the coding sequence TTGAGCGGGCATCGTGATCCGGGCCTCGATACGCTTCTGGACCTCGACGGACAGATGCTCTTTGTCGACCCCGAGGGCGGCCATTGGGTGAAGTTCATCGTCACCCGCGTTCCGGCCTCGCCGGAAAAGCCGCATGGCCTCGATTATTCGCTCACGCTTCACGGGCCTTCGGGCGAACGGCTGGTCGGCTTTGACAACGCCCACCCGGTCGGCCGGGGCAGACGCGGCGAGCCGATGGACCATCGGCACCGCCTCCAGACCGTGAAGCCTTACGCCTACGAGGATGCGGCCACGCTGCTGGCCGACTTCTGGCAGGCGGTGGACGCGGTGTTGAAGGAACGAGGTGCCCTATGA
- a CDS encoding DUF2274 domain-containing protein encodes MTKLKLGPLPDDKPVKVTVELPAPLHRDLIAYAEVLARESGQPVADPAKLIVPMLQHFIATDRGFAKARRAAN; translated from the coding sequence ATGACGAAACTGAAACTCGGCCCGCTGCCCGACGACAAGCCTGTCAAGGTGACGGTGGAACTGCCCGCGCCGCTTCACCGCGATCTGATCGCCTATGCCGAGGTACTGGCCCGCGAGAGCGGCCAGCCCGTTGCCGATCCCGCCAAGCTCATCGTTCCGATGCTTCAACACTTCATCGCCACGGATCGCGGCTTCGCCAAGGCACGGCGAGCCGCCAACTGA
- a CDS encoding TrbI/VirB10 family protein, whose translation MSDTETAAPMRLRAESPRVTRLSRKMLAGVGAVALLGIGGALIYALQTRDAGPGGNELYSTENRPTADGLSGLPRDYTGPVLGPALPGDLGRPILDAQNRGQPIVTPAITTPAVDPEEERRRAEEEAARLSNVFFQSGPRMGSQAGTAMPGLAGLGLGGQPDGAAGQNRHAAFLNGPVDRQTVAPDRVTPPASPWILQAGAVIPAALITGIRSDLPGQITAQVTENVYDSPTGSLLLIPQGTRIIGQYDDGVTFGQRRVLLVWNRLILPGGRSIVLERLPGADASGYAGLEDGVDYHWWDLMKAAGLSTLLAVGTELATSDEDRLIRAIRDGAQDTVNQAGQQIVQRQLQVAPTLTIRPGFPVRIIVTRDLVFEPAGG comes from the coding sequence ATGAGCGATACCGAAACCGCAGCCCCCATGCGCCTGCGCGCTGAATCGCCCCGCGTCACGCGCCTGTCCCGCAAGATGCTGGCAGGCGTCGGCGCGGTCGCGCTTCTCGGCATCGGCGGCGCGCTGATCTACGCGCTCCAGACCCGCGACGCAGGACCGGGCGGCAACGAACTCTATTCGACCGAGAACCGCCCCACAGCGGACGGCTTGTCCGGCCTGCCGCGAGACTATACGGGGCCGGTGCTTGGCCCCGCGCTGCCCGGAGATTTGGGCCGTCCCATTCTCGACGCGCAGAACCGGGGCCAGCCCATCGTGACGCCGGCCATCACGACACCTGCCGTCGATCCAGAGGAAGAACGCCGCCGCGCCGAAGAAGAAGCCGCGCGCTTGAGCAACGTGTTTTTCCAATCTGGCCCGCGCATGGGATCGCAGGCAGGGACGGCCATGCCTGGCCTTGCCGGTCTTGGCCTCGGTGGACAGCCGGACGGGGCGGCCGGGCAGAACCGTCATGCCGCTTTCCTCAACGGGCCGGTGGACCGGCAGACCGTCGCCCCGGATCGCGTCACGCCGCCGGCATCGCCCTGGATATTGCAGGCCGGGGCGGTGATTCCGGCCGCGCTCATCACCGGCATCCGTTCCGACCTACCGGGCCAGATCACCGCGCAGGTGACGGAGAACGTCTATGACAGCCCGACCGGCTCGCTGCTCTTGATCCCGCAGGGAACGCGCATCATCGGCCAATACGACGACGGCGTGACCTTCGGCCAGCGCAGGGTGTTGCTGGTGTGGAATCGCCTGATCCTGCCGGGTGGCCGCTCCATCGTTCTGGAGCGCCTGCCGGGTGCGGATGCCAGCGGCTACGCCGGCCTTGAGGATGGCGTCGATTATCATTGGTGGGATCTGATGAAAGCGGCTGGCCTCTCCACGCTGCTCGCGGTCGGCACGGAGCTGGCGACGAGCGACGAGGACCGGCTGATCCGCGCCATCCGCGACGGCGCTCAGGATACCGTCAATCAGGCGGGCCAGCAGATCGTCCAACGCCAGTTGCAGGTCGCGCCGACATTGACGATCCGCCCCGGCTTCCCGGTCAGGATCATCGTCACCCGCGATCTTGTGTTCGAGCCGGCAGGAGGTTGA
- the trbG gene encoding P-type conjugative transfer protein TrbG: MAGCATNRTPQFSYDADVPPLPAVQAATTDDRPRPLHVPPAWNVARGGTAAGTPTGRVENANAAARVEPRREGYYNAIQIYPWSEGALYQVYAAPGQITNITLEPGESLTGAGPIAAGDTTRWIIGDTESGSGANRRVHILVKPTRTDIATNLVVTTDRRTYMIELRAREALYMPSVAWAYPAPPAGQRQSVPTTPVIPAEAARNYRYALQVQGDSPPWRPISVFDDGRRVYVVFPRGIVQGEMPPIFVLGTNGEPQIVNSRVHQNVLIVDRLFGAAELRLGSGNRQQVVRIVRTNPAQAVAQPVSATTGGSSS; encoded by the coding sequence TTGGCAGGCTGCGCCACCAACCGGACGCCGCAATTCAGCTACGACGCCGATGTGCCGCCGCTGCCCGCCGTGCAGGCGGCAACCACCGATGACCGACCCCGGCCGCTGCATGTACCTCCGGCCTGGAACGTGGCGCGCGGCGGCACCGCCGCAGGCACGCCGACCGGCCGCGTCGAGAACGCCAATGCCGCCGCCCGCGTCGAGCCGCGCCGCGAGGGCTACTATAACGCGATCCAGATATATCCGTGGAGCGAAGGCGCGCTCTATCAGGTCTATGCCGCACCCGGCCAGATCACCAATATCACGCTGGAGCCGGGCGAAAGCCTCACGGGCGCGGGACCGATTGCGGCCGGCGACACGACACGATGGATCATCGGCGACACCGAATCCGGCTCGGGTGCGAACCGCCGTGTCCATATCCTCGTAAAGCCTACGCGCACCGACATTGCGACCAACCTTGTCGTGACCACCGACCGGCGCACCTACATGATCGAGCTGCGCGCGCGGGAAGCGCTCTACATGCCCTCCGTGGCCTGGGCCTATCCCGCGCCGCCGGCAGGCCAGCGCCAGAGCGTCCCGACCACGCCAGTCATTCCGGCCGAAGCCGCACGGAACTACCGCTACGCCTTGCAGGTGCAAGGCGACAGCCCGCCGTGGCGACCGATCTCCGTCTTCGATGACGGCAGGCGCGTCTATGTCGTCTTCCCGCGTGGCATCGTGCAGGGCGAAATGCCGCCGATCTTCGTTCTCGGCACGAACGGCGAACCGCAGATCGTCAATTCCCGCGTCCACCAGAACGTCCTGATCGTTGACCGCCTGTTCGGCGCGGCCGAGCTGCGCCTTGGCAGCGGCAACCGCCAGCAGGTCGTCAGGATCGTCCGCACCAACCCCGCGCAGGCCGTCGCCCAGCCGGTCAGCGCGACCACTGGAGGATCGTCCTCATGA
- a CDS encoding nuclear transport factor 2 family protein, with product MDSVPTIVARYIDAYNRMNVQAMLDCLSGEVRFINRSNGETTNETHGIEAFRALAEQGVQLFAEREQTILDCIAIDDRAAVRIGYRAKVKTDLPNGWKAGQEIEMTGTSFFMISEGKISEVIDAS from the coding sequence ATGGATTCTGTGCCGACGATTGTTGCCCGGTATATCGACGCCTACAACAGGATGAATGTTCAGGCGATGCTCGACTGCCTGTCGGGCGAGGTTCGGTTTATCAACAGATCGAACGGAGAGACGACGAACGAAACGCACGGGATCGAGGCATTCCGCGCGCTGGCGGAACAGGGCGTCCAGTTGTTTGCTGAAAGAGAACAGACGATCCTCGACTGTATCGCGATAGACGACCGTGCAGCCGTGCGCATCGGCTATCGCGCCAAGGTCAAGACCGACCTGCCCAATGGCTGGAAGGCCGGGCAGGAGATCGAGATGACGGGCACCTCGTTTTTCATGATCTCCGAGGGAAAGATCAGCGAGGTGATTGATGCAAGCTGA
- the trbF gene encoding conjugal transfer protein TrbF, with protein MSIFKRPATHYGKSPEPETPYQKAAQAWDERIGSARVQARNWRLMAFGSLILSAGFASALVWQSARGTVVPWVVQVDDLGQAQTVAPANADYRPTDPQIAFHLGRFIEQVRAIPADAIIVRQNWLRAYEWTTDRGAAALNDYARANDPFTKVGRQQVAIEVSSVIRASPDSFRVSWVERHYENSQLSTTERWTAILTIVIQTPRDAERLRANPLGIYVNAISWSREMSQ; from the coding sequence ATGAGCATATTCAAACGACCAGCCACCCATTACGGCAAATCGCCAGAACCCGAGACGCCCTATCAGAAGGCCGCGCAGGCGTGGGACGAGCGTATCGGCTCGGCCCGCGTGCAGGCGAGAAACTGGCGGCTCATGGCCTTTGGTTCCCTGATCCTGTCGGCGGGCTTCGCCTCGGCGCTGGTCTGGCAGTCTGCACGCGGGACCGTGGTGCCGTGGGTAGTGCAAGTCGATGATCTCGGTCAGGCGCAGACCGTCGCGCCCGCCAATGCCGACTATCGGCCGACCGATCCGCAGATTGCTTTCCATCTCGGCCGATTCATCGAGCAGGTCCGCGCGATCCCGGCCGACGCGATCATTGTCCGCCAGAACTGGCTTCGCGCCTATGAGTGGACCACGGATCGCGGCGCGGCGGCATTGAACGACTACGCCCGCGCCAATGACCCCTTCACCAAGGTTGGCCGCCAACAGGTCGCCATCGAAGTGTCATCGGTCATCCGGGCATCGCCGGATTCCTTCCGCGTGTCGTGGGTGGAGCGGCACTACGAGAACAGCCAGCTCTCCACGACCGAACGATGGACCGCCATCCTGACCATCGTGATCCAGACCCCGCGCGATGCCGAGCGACTGCGCGCCAATCCTCTTGGCATCTACGTCAATGCAATTTCGTGGTCGCGGGAGATGAGCCAATGA
- the trbL gene encoding P-type conjugative transfer protein TrbL produces the protein MGNTGVIDNFLGVFTSYIDSGFGLLGGEVAFIATTLIVIDVTLAALFWAWGADDDIIARLVKKTLFVGVFAYIISNWNNLARIVFESFAGLGLMASGTGFSVTDLMRPGRVAQTGLDAGRPLLDSISDLMGWIAFFENFIQIACLLFAWALVVLAFFILAIQLFVTLIEFKLTTLAGFVLIPFGLFGKTAFMAEKVLGNVVSSGIKVLVLAVIIGIGSTLFSQFTAGFGGATPSIDDAMAIVLAALSLLGLGIFGPGIANGIVSGGPQLGAGAAVGTGLAVAGAGVAAGGGAMLAAKGGAAALSGGAAAVRGGATAAGAATAAYSVGALGQSGAAGVASGLGGVARAAGSAAVSPLKRAVSKATESVKSSFSGGARAAFGVTGGSSTAGTVSGGSTAPATSSASAGTAPAWAQQMRRSQAMNHGTTMAAHAVRSGDSHGSGSSINLSESDRT, from the coding sequence ATGGGCAACACGGGCGTCATCGACAATTTTCTCGGGGTCTTCACCTCCTACATCGACTCGGGGTTTGGCCTGCTCGGCGGCGAGGTCGCCTTCATCGCCACGACGCTGATCGTCATCGACGTGACGCTCGCCGCGCTCTTTTGGGCATGGGGCGCGGATGACGACATTATCGCGCGGCTGGTCAAGAAGACCCTGTTCGTCGGCGTCTTCGCCTACATCATCAGCAATTGGAACAACCTCGCCCGCATCGTCTTCGAGAGCTTCGCCGGCCTCGGCCTCATGGCGTCGGGCACCGGCTTTTCCGTCACCGATCTGATGCGGCCGGGCCGTGTCGCGCAGACCGGCCTCGACGCCGGCCGCCCGCTGCTCGATTCCATTTCCGACCTGATGGGCTGGATCGCCTTTTTCGAGAACTTCATCCAGATCGCGTGCCTGCTGTTCGCATGGGCGCTGGTGGTGCTGGCCTTTTTCATCCTCGCCATCCAGCTTTTCGTGACCCTGATCGAGTTCAAGCTGACCACGCTTGCCGGCTTCGTGCTGATCCCCTTCGGCCTGTTCGGCAAGACCGCCTTCATGGCCGAAAAGGTGCTCGGCAACGTAGTGTCGTCCGGCATCAAGGTCTTGGTGCTCGCCGTCATCATCGGCATCGGCTCGACCCTGTTCTCGCAATTCACGGCCGGTTTCGGCGGTGCAACCCCGAGCATCGACGACGCCATGGCGATTGTGCTCGCCGCGCTGTCGCTGCTCGGCCTCGGTATCTTCGGCCCCGGCATCGCCAACGGCATCGTCTCGGGCGGCCCGCAGCTCGGCGCGGGCGCAGCCGTGGGAACCGGGCTTGCGGTCGCAGGTGCAGGCGTCGCCGCTGGCGGCGGGGCCATGCTCGCCGCCAAGGGTGGTGCTGCTGCGCTGTCCGGCGGGGCCGCTGCCGTCCGCGGCGGGGCGACGGCCGCGGGCGCGGCAACCGCAGCCTATAGCGTCGGCGCGCTCGGCCAGTCCGGCGCGGCCGGTGTCGCTTCCGGCCTTGGCGGTGTTGCCCGCGCCGCAGGCTCGGCCGCCGTCTCTCCCTTGAAGCGCGCCGTCTCGAAAGCCACCGAAAGCGTCAAATCCAGCTTTTCCGGTGGCGCACGCGCCGCCTTCGGTGTGACCGGCGGCTCATCCACCGCAGGCACGGTCAGCGGCGGGAGCACCGCCCCCGCCACATCATCCGCATCGGCCGGCACCGCTCCCGCGTGGGCGCAACAGATGCGGCGCTCGCAGGCCATGAACCACGGCACCACCATGGCCGCCCATGCGGTGCGCTCCGGCGACAGCCACGGCTCCGGTTCTTCCATCAACCTTTCCGAAAGTGACCGCACATGA
- the trbK-alt gene encoding putative entry exclusion protein TrbK-alt yields MDGKMLARLGAVVFIAIAVTATAIDMARKDEPSAPPPAPAFQPPADPLRETLRRCQQLGEAAASDADCLAAWAESRDRFLGRDRSEAR; encoded by the coding sequence ATGGACGGCAAGATGCTGGCCCGGCTCGGGGCCGTGGTGTTCATCGCCATCGCCGTCACGGCGACCGCAATCGACATGGCGCGGAAGGATGAACCTTCCGCGCCTCCCCCTGCGCCGGCCTTCCAGCCCCCGGCCGATCCCTTGCGCGAAACCCTGCGCCGCTGCCAGCAGCTCGGCGAGGCAGCCGCCAGCGATGCCGACTGCCTCGCCGCGTGGGCGGAATCCCGCGACCGCTTCCTCGGCCGTGATCGCAGCGAGGCGCGCTGA
- the trbJ gene encoding P-type conjugative transfer protein TrbJ produces the protein MTYPKIVGASALALALAVPVALSPMLASPAHAQFGFGRIVYDPSNYAQNVLTAARTLEQINNQITSLQNEAQMLINQARNLASLPYSSLQQLQQNVQRTQQLLGQAQNIAFEVGQIDQAFQSQYGNVSLSATDAQLVADARGRWENTVGGLQDAMRVQAGVVGNIDSNRAEMAALVGQSQGATGALQATQAGNQLLALQSQQLSDLIAVISANGRADALTEAERATAAEQGRIQRERFLTPGSGYQPGNAQMFNNGNN, from the coding sequence ATGACCTATCCCAAGATCGTCGGGGCCTCGGCCCTCGCGCTGGCGCTCGCCGTGCCTGTCGCGCTTTCGCCCATGCTGGCAAGCCCGGCCCATGCGCAATTCGGCTTCGGCCGCATCGTCTATGATCCGAGCAACTATGCGCAGAACGTGCTTACGGCCGCCCGCACGCTGGAGCAGATCAATAACCAGATCACCAGCCTTCAGAATGAAGCGCAGATGCTCATCAATCAGGCCCGTAATCTGGCGAGCCTGCCGTATTCGTCGCTCCAGCAGCTCCAGCAGAACGTCCAGCGCACGCAGCAGCTTCTCGGCCAAGCGCAGAACATCGCGTTCGAGGTCGGCCAGATCGACCAAGCGTTCCAGAGCCAATACGGCAATGTCTCGCTGTCGGCGACCGACGCCCAGCTTGTCGCCGACGCGCGCGGCCGTTGGGAAAATACGGTTGGCGGTTTGCAGGACGCCATGCGCGTGCAGGCTGGCGTCGTCGGCAACATCGACAGCAATCGCGCCGAGATGGCCGCGCTTGTCGGCCAGAGCCAAGGCGCGACCGGCGCGCTGCAAGCCACGCAGGCCGGCAACCAGCTTCTCGCCCTCCAGTCGCAGCAGCTTTCCGACCTGATCGCGGTCATCTCGGCAAATGGCCGCGCCGATGCGCTGACAGAAGCGGAGCGCGCGACCGCCGCCGAGCAGGGCCGCATCCAGCGCGAACGGTTCCTGACACCGGGCAGCGGTTATCAGCCGGGCAATGCGCAGATGTTCAACAACGGCAACAACTGA